A window from Cryptomeria japonica chromosome 1, Sugi_1.0, whole genome shotgun sequence encodes these proteins:
- the LOC131048827 gene encoding chalcone synthase 7: MVDVEAIRKAQRADGPATVLAIGTATPPNAIEQSAYPDYYFRITNSEHKVELKEKFKRMCEKSMIRKRYMYLTEEILKENPNVCAYMAPSLDARQDMVVVEVPRLGKEAATKAIKEWGQSKSKITHLIFCTTSGVDMPGADYQLTKLLGLRPSVKRVMMYQQGCFAGGTVLRVAKDLAENNRGARVLVVCSEITAVTFRGPSDTHLDSLVGQALFGDGAAAVIVGADPVPEIEKPCFELLWTAQTILPDSEGAIDGHLREVGLTFHLLKDVPGLISKNIEKALVEAFQQFNISNWNDLFWIAHPGGPAILDQVESKLELDPKKMRATRHILSEYGNMSSACVLFILDEMRKSSRENGSATTGEGLDMGVLFGFGPGLTVETVVLKSVPLQ, translated from the exons ATGGTGGACGTAGAGGCAATCAGAAAGGCGCAGAGGGCCGATGGTCCAGCAACCGTCTTGGCCATCGGAACTGCTACTCCCCCAAACGCAATTGAGCAGAGCGCTTACCCCGACTACTACTTTCGCATCACTAACAGCGAACACAAGGTCGAGCTCAAGGAGAAGTTCAAGCGAATGT GCGAGAAGTCGATGATAAGGAAGAGGTACATGTATCTCACGGAGGAGATATTGAAGGAGAACCCCAATGTGTGCGCTTACATGGCCCCCTCGTTGGACGCTAGGCAGGACATGGTGGTGGTCGAAGTTCCCCGCCTGGGAAAAGAGGCCGCCACCAAGGCCATCAAGGAGTGGGGTCAGTCCAAGTCGAAGATCACTCACCTCATCTTCTGCACCACCAGTGGTGTCGACATGCCCGGCGCTGACTATCAGCTCACCAAACTCCTCGGCCTACGCCCCTCCGTGAAGAGAGTGATGATGTACCAACAGGGCTGCTTTGCCGGAGGGACGGTTCTGAGAGTGGCCAAGGACCTCGCTGAAAACAACCGTGGAGCCCGAGTACTGGTCGTCTGCAGTGAGATCACAGCTGTCACATTCCGTGGCCCGTCGGACACTCACCTTGACAGTCTGGTCGGGCAGGCCCTTTTCGGTGACGGCGCGGCAGCAGTGATCGTGGGAGCAGACCCCGTTCCTGAAATAGAGAAGCCCTGTTTCGAGCTCCTCTGGACTGCTCAGACAATTCTTCCCGACAGCGAGGGCGCCATCGACGGGCATTTGAGAGAGGTGGGTCTGACATTCCACCTGCTGAAAGACGTGCCCGGGCTGATCTCGAAGAACATCGAGAAAGCGCTGGTGGAGGCATTCCAGCAGTTCAACATCTCTAACTGGAACGATCTCTTCTGGATTGCCCACCCGGGAGGACCGGCAATTCTTGACCAGGTGGAATCGAAATTGGAGCTGGATCCCAAAAAGATGCGGGCTACCAGGCACATTCTCAGTGAGTACGGAAACATGTCGAGTGCTTGCGTGCTCTTTATCTTGGATGAGATGAGGAAATCGTCCAGGGAAAATGGAAGTGCGACTACAGGTGAAGGATTGGACATGGGCGTTCTGTTTGGCTTCGGCCCGGGTCTGACCGTGGAGACAGTTGTTCTCAAGAGCGTTCCTCTCCAGTAA